From a single Micromonospora sp. WMMD1102 genomic region:
- the mmsA gene encoding multiple monosaccharide ABC transporter ATP-binding protein has translation MTDDILRMRDITKTFPGVRALQEVDLSVRRGEIHAICGENGAGKSTLMKVLSGVYPHGSYSGEIFFDGEPCAFSDIRDSERRGIVIIHQELALCPQLSIAENIFLGNERAGRGLIDWNRTNHEAAELLARVGLYENPVTQVSDIGVGKQQLVEIAKALSKRVRLLILDEPTAALNDRDSAHLLDLLRGLRDQGITCVIISHKLNEIAAVADRITILRDGRTIETLDTGSDEVTEDRIISGMVGRDLDHRFPPREPRIGSEVLRIEDWTVHSPTQHGRAVVSNANLTLRRGEIVGLAGLMGAGRTELAMSVFGRSYGTNISGRLVKDGKEISVRSVRDAIRHGIAYATEDRKRYGLNLIEDIKRNVSAAGLSLLARRGWVDDHREYQVADEFRASMNIKAPSVLSVTGKLSGGNQQKVVLSKWIFTNPDVLILDEPTRGIDVGAKYEIYSIINRLADEGKAILVISSELPELLGLCDRIYTLSAGRVTAEVSRAEATQEHLMRYMTKGQADHGDARTTSDEAGAANGSGR, from the coding sequence ATGACCGACGACATTCTGCGGATGCGGGACATCACCAAGACCTTCCCCGGGGTACGCGCCCTCCAGGAGGTCGACCTCTCGGTGCGCCGGGGTGAGATCCACGCGATCTGCGGCGAGAACGGCGCCGGGAAGTCCACGTTGATGAAGGTGCTCTCCGGGGTCTACCCGCACGGCTCGTACTCGGGAGAGATCTTCTTCGACGGCGAGCCCTGCGCCTTCTCCGACATCCGGGACAGCGAGCGGCGCGGGATCGTCATCATCCACCAGGAGCTGGCACTCTGTCCGCAGCTCTCCATCGCGGAGAACATCTTCCTCGGCAACGAACGGGCCGGCCGTGGCCTGATCGACTGGAACCGGACCAACCACGAGGCGGCCGAGCTGCTGGCCCGGGTCGGGCTCTACGAGAACCCGGTGACCCAGGTCAGCGACATCGGCGTCGGCAAGCAGCAGCTCGTCGAGATCGCCAAGGCGCTGTCCAAGCGGGTCCGGTTGCTCATCCTGGACGAACCGACCGCGGCGCTCAACGACCGGGACTCGGCGCACCTGCTCGACCTGCTGCGCGGCCTGCGCGACCAGGGCATCACCTGCGTGATCATCTCGCACAAGCTGAACGAGATCGCGGCGGTCGCCGACCGGATCACCATCCTGCGGGACGGGCGGACCATCGAGACCCTGGACACCGGCTCCGACGAGGTGACCGAGGACCGGATCATCTCCGGGATGGTCGGCCGGGACCTCGACCACCGGTTCCCGCCGCGCGAGCCGAGGATCGGCAGCGAGGTGCTGCGGATCGAGGACTGGACCGTGCACAGCCCCACCCAGCACGGCCGGGCGGTGGTGTCGAACGCCAACCTGACGCTCCGACGCGGCGAGATCGTCGGGCTGGCCGGGCTGATGGGCGCCGGCCGGACCGAGCTGGCGATGAGCGTCTTCGGGCGCTCGTACGGGACGAACATCTCCGGCCGGCTGGTCAAGGACGGCAAGGAGATCAGCGTACGGTCGGTGCGGGACGCCATCCGGCACGGCATCGCGTACGCCACCGAGGACCGCAAGCGGTACGGGCTCAACCTGATCGAGGACATCAAGCGGAACGTCTCGGCCGCCGGCCTGAGCCTGCTGGCCCGGCGCGGCTGGGTCGACGACCACCGGGAGTACCAGGTCGCCGACGAGTTCCGGGCCAGCATGAACATCAAGGCGCCGAGCGTGCTGAGCGTGACCGGCAAGCTCAGCGGCGGCAACCAGCAGAAGGTCGTACTCTCGAAGTGGATCTTCACGAACCCCGACGTGCTGATCCTGGACGAGCCGACCCGGGGCATCGACGTCGGCGCCAAGTACGAGATCTACTCGATCATCAACCGGCTCGCCGACGAGGGTAAGGCCATCCTGGTCATCTCGTCCGAGCTGCCCGAGCTGCTCGGGCTCTGCGACCGCATCTACACCCTCTCCGCCGGCCGGGTCACCGCCGAGGTGTCGCGCGCGGAGGCGACCCAGGAACACCTGATGCGGTACATGACAAAGGGCCAGGCCGACCACGGCGACGCCCGCACCACCTCGGACGAAGCGGGCGCGGCGAACGGCTCCGGCCGGTGA
- the mmsB gene encoding multiple monosaccharide ABC transporter permease, whose protein sequence is MSATAPTNADVAVSGPGLGEPSAPAGGPGRRFSVNLRQSGIYVAFALIVLLFSVLTGGALLQPQNISNIVVQNSYVLILAIGMILIIIAGHIDLSVGSVVAVTGAIAAVLMVEHDVPWPLALLITLVVGGLIGAWQGFWVAYFGIPAFIVTLAGMLLFRALTLTVLGNQGIGPFPDPVRTLANGFTEGYLGNIGLGPLGGADLFSLLVGIAAMAGIVAVQWRSRTARLRYQQSVEPLPLFVLKLALAGVVVMTVIVQLARFKNLPWVLILLAGLILAYTLLTNRAVFGRQIYAVGGNLQAATLSGVKVKSVIFWIFVNMGVLAALAGIIFAGRLNQAGPTAGNAFELDAIAAAFIGGAAVQGGVGKVVGAITGGLIMGVINNGMSLMGEPSERVMLVKGAVLLAAVAFDVWTKRRAGAAR, encoded by the coding sequence ATGAGCGCCACCGCACCCACCAACGCCGACGTCGCGGTGAGCGGCCCCGGTCTCGGTGAACCGTCCGCCCCGGCCGGCGGACCCGGCCGCCGGTTCTCGGTGAACCTGCGGCAGAGCGGCATCTACGTCGCCTTCGCGCTGATCGTGCTGCTCTTCTCGGTACTCACCGGCGGTGCCCTGCTGCAACCGCAGAACATCTCGAACATCGTCGTGCAGAACTCGTACGTGCTGATCCTGGCGATCGGCATGATTCTGATCATCATCGCCGGGCACATCGACCTCTCTGTCGGCTCGGTGGTGGCGGTGACCGGCGCGATCGCCGCGGTGCTGATGGTCGAACACGACGTACCCTGGCCGCTGGCCCTGCTGATCACCCTGGTCGTCGGCGGGTTGATCGGCGCCTGGCAGGGATTCTGGGTCGCCTACTTCGGCATCCCGGCCTTCATCGTGACCCTGGCCGGCATGCTGCTGTTCCGGGCGCTCACCCTCACCGTCCTCGGCAACCAGGGCATCGGCCCGTTCCCGGACCCGGTGCGTACCCTCGCCAACGGCTTCACCGAGGGCTACCTGGGCAATATCGGGCTCGGCCCGCTGGGCGGGGCCGACCTGTTCAGCCTGCTGGTCGGGATCGCCGCGATGGCCGGCATCGTGGCGGTGCAGTGGCGTAGCCGGACGGCCCGGCTCCGCTACCAGCAGAGCGTCGAGCCGCTGCCGCTCTTCGTCCTCAAGCTCGCCCTGGCCGGCGTCGTGGTGATGACGGTGATCGTGCAGCTGGCCCGGTTCAAGAACCTGCCCTGGGTGCTGATCCTGCTCGCCGGGCTGATCCTGGCGTACACGCTGCTGACCAACCGGGCGGTCTTCGGCCGGCAGATCTACGCCGTCGGCGGCAACCTCCAGGCCGCGACACTGAGCGGCGTCAAGGTCAAGTCGGTGATCTTCTGGATCTTCGTCAACATGGGTGTGCTCGCCGCACTCGCCGGGATCATCTTCGCCGGCCGGCTCAACCAGGCCGGCCCGACCGCCGGCAACGCCTTCGAACTCGACGCGATCGCGGCGGCGTTCATCGGCGGGGCGGCGGTGCAGGGCGGCGTCGGCAAGGTGGTCGGAGCGATCACCGGCGGCCTGATCATGGGTGTCATCAACAACGGCATGTCGCTGATGGGCGAGCCGAGCGAACGGGTGATGCTGGTCAAGGGTGCGGTGCTGCTCGCGGCGGTCGCCTTCGACGTCTGGACCAAGCGGCGCGCCGGCGCGGCCCGGTGA
- a CDS encoding DUF397 domain-containing protein, translating into MTTDSPLATESSPRWRTSRRSNQSGGDCVEVADNLPGRILVRDSKNRPGPVLTFTPEAWRGFVRHAATP; encoded by the coding sequence GTGACCACCGACAGTCCACTCGCGACCGAGAGCAGCCCGCGCTGGCGCACGTCGCGCCGCAGCAACCAGTCCGGCGGCGACTGCGTCGAGGTCGCCGACAACCTGCCCGGCCGGATACTGGTCCGGGACAGCAAGAACCGTCCCGGACCAGTGCTGACCTTCACCCCCGAGGCATGGCGCGGCTTCGTCCGGCACGCCGCGACGCCCTGA
- a CDS encoding helix-turn-helix transcriptional regulator, with amino-acid sequence MSTVPVILKRLRAERAVTQDQVAEAVKVSKSLIAAFETSRLAPKADTAERLDEYFDTGKEIQKAAFEARKHVRQAPQWFRPWREVEDTATSLRYFQLSLVPGLLQTEAYARSVLDSGLRSPQEVDEEVARRLARQVAVFDRPDPPVCSFVLDVAALRCGDPELTGAQLRHLADLGARPGVYLCVVPETVGMYPGRSGAFALGTLDDGRMVGYLEDFFEGRVHAEPDRVTALDRMWHAVSAVALPCDQSRDLILRMVKDL; translated from the coding sequence GTGAGTACTGTTCCGGTAATCCTCAAGCGCCTCCGCGCCGAGCGCGCCGTCACCCAGGACCAGGTTGCCGAGGCGGTAAAGGTCAGTAAGTCGTTGATCGCCGCCTTCGAGACAAGCCGACTCGCACCGAAGGCGGACACGGCGGAGCGGCTGGACGAGTATTTCGACACGGGAAAGGAGATTCAGAAGGCGGCGTTCGAGGCCCGGAAACACGTGCGCCAGGCACCGCAGTGGTTCCGCCCGTGGCGAGAGGTGGAAGACACCGCCACCAGCCTCCGATATTTCCAGCTCAGCCTGGTTCCCGGCCTGCTGCAAACCGAGGCGTACGCCCGGTCGGTCCTCGACAGCGGACTGCGCAGCCCGCAGGAGGTCGACGAGGAGGTGGCCCGCCGGCTGGCCCGCCAGGTCGCCGTCTTCGACCGCCCGGATCCACCGGTCTGCTCCTTCGTGCTCGACGTCGCCGCGCTACGTTGCGGCGACCCGGAGCTGACCGGGGCACAACTGCGACACCTCGCCGACCTCGGCGCCCGGCCGGGCGTCTATCTGTGCGTCGTGCCCGAGACGGTCGGGATGTATCCCGGCCGCTCCGGGGCGTTCGCGCTCGGCACCCTCGACGACGGCCGCATGGTCGGCTATCTGGAGGACTTCTTCGAGGGACGGGTGCACGCCGAGCCGGACCGGGTGACCGCGCTGGACCGGATGTGGCACGCCGTCAGTGCGGTAGCGTTGCCGTGCGACCAGTCCCGAGACCTGATCCTGAGGATGGTGAAGGACCTGTGA
- a CDS encoding glycoside hydrolase family 15 protein, whose protein sequence is MSPGHAAEPPPIADYGLLGDTRTAALVSSAGAIDWMCVPRFDGASLFGRLVGGPAAGTYRIGPTGPAGVVERRYRRHTATLRTTWAVGDRRLTLDEGMVAEVTGRLLPTNLLVRRLHAEGGPVDAVVEFDPRLGTAHRRPRARRRGSLLVCEWGSLAVSLSCAVSLSCAVSPSGAVLPSDTVLPGGAGLPSGATGPVAVAAGRSTPLTVHPGRPVTFVLAVAHREPLVQVDPARAWDLLLADETRWRAWVAEIDPELPFREAVARSLLTLRLLTYSPSHAPVAAPTTSLPEQPGGTRNWDYRYVWPRDASISVAAFLGVGKPDQARGFLAWLLRASRLQRPRLPALFTLDGLRVPAERRLAGWPGYAGSTPVRVGNDAAGQHQLDGYGWVVDAVWVYARAGHHLDAETWRTVRGFADVVARRWREPDAGIWELRHPAQHVHSKLMGWLALDRALRIAEIRPAPERQRRRWQDARQAITEDVRVHGVDPGRTNYVRGYGSGDVDAALLVLPLLGIEDAGSPRVGRTVDAVRSDLGAGGPLLYRYPPGRDGLPGTEGAFLPCSFWLVQALAATGRRTEAVELFRDLLDRASPLGLYAEELDPGTGAMLGNYPQTLTHAALVQAVLAIHSAPLR, encoded by the coding sequence ATGAGCCCCGGTCACGCCGCCGAGCCACCGCCGATCGCGGACTACGGGCTGCTCGGGGACACCCGTACCGCCGCCCTGGTCTCCAGCGCGGGTGCGATCGACTGGATGTGCGTGCCCCGGTTCGACGGCGCGTCCCTGTTCGGCCGGCTGGTCGGCGGCCCGGCGGCCGGCACGTACCGGATCGGTCCGACCGGTCCGGCCGGGGTCGTCGAGCGGCGGTACCGCCGACACACCGCGACCCTGCGGACCACCTGGGCGGTCGGCGACCGGCGACTCACTCTCGACGAGGGGATGGTGGCCGAGGTGACCGGGCGGCTGCTGCCGACGAACCTGCTGGTCCGGCGCCTGCACGCCGAGGGAGGTCCCGTCGACGCGGTCGTCGAGTTCGACCCCCGGCTCGGCACCGCACACCGGCGGCCCCGGGCACGTCGGCGCGGGTCACTGCTCGTCTGCGAGTGGGGCTCGCTCGCGGTGTCGCTTAGCTGCGCGGTGTCGCTTAGCTGCGCGGTGTCGCCGAGCGGCGCCGTGTTGCCGAGCGACACGGTGTTGCCCGGTGGCGCTGGGTTGCCGAGCGGTGCCACCGGTCCGGTGGCCGTCGCGGCAGGTCGGTCGACCCCGCTGACCGTGCATCCGGGGCGCCCGGTCACCTTCGTGCTGGCCGTGGCACACCGAGAACCGCTGGTGCAGGTCGACCCGGCCCGCGCCTGGGATCTGCTGCTGGCCGACGAGACGCGCTGGCGGGCGTGGGTCGCCGAGATCGACCCCGAACTGCCGTTCCGGGAGGCGGTGGCGCGCAGCCTGCTCACCCTGCGGCTGCTGACGTACTCGCCGTCGCACGCCCCGGTCGCGGCGCCGACGACGTCGCTGCCGGAACAGCCCGGCGGGACACGGAACTGGGACTACCGCTACGTCTGGCCCCGGGACGCCAGCATCAGCGTCGCCGCGTTCCTCGGCGTCGGCAAGCCCGACCAGGCGCGCGGCTTCCTCGCCTGGCTGCTGCGGGCAAGCCGGTTGCAGCGACCGCGCCTGCCGGCCCTGTTCACCCTGGACGGCCTGCGGGTACCGGCCGAGCGGCGGCTCGCCGGCTGGCCCGGCTACGCCGGCAGCACCCCGGTACGGGTCGGCAACGACGCGGCCGGCCAACACCAACTCGACGGCTACGGCTGGGTCGTCGACGCCGTCTGGGTGTACGCGCGGGCCGGTCACCACCTCGACGCGGAGACCTGGCGGACCGTGCGCGGCTTCGCCGACGTGGTCGCCCGGCGGTGGCGGGAGCCCGACGCCGGCATCTGGGAGCTACGCCACCCGGCCCAGCACGTGCACTCCAAACTGATGGGCTGGCTCGCGCTGGACCGGGCGCTGCGGATCGCCGAGATCCGGCCGGCGCCGGAGCGGCAGCGGCGACGCTGGCAGGACGCCCGCCAGGCGATCACCGAGGACGTACGGGTGCACGGGGTCGACCCCGGGCGGACGAACTACGTCCGGGGCTACGGATCCGGGGACGTCGACGCCGCGCTGCTGGTGCTGCCGCTGCTCGGCATCGAGGACGCCGGCTCGCCCCGGGTCGGGCGTACCGTCGACGCCGTCCGGAGCGACCTCGGGGCCGGCGGCCCGCTGCTCTACCGCTATCCACCCGGCCGCGACGGGCTACCCGGCACCGAGGGGGCCTTCCTGCCCTGCTCGTTCTGGCTGGTGCAGGCGCTCGCCGCCACCGGCCGGCGGACCGAGGCGGTGGAGCTGTTCCGGGACCTTCTCGACCGGGCCAGCCCACTCGGCCTCTACGCCGAGGAACTGGACCCGGGCACCGGTGCCATGCTCGGCAACTATCCGCAGACCCTGACCCACGCGGCACTCGTCCAGGCCGTACTCGCGATCCACTCGGCACCGCTCCGTTAG
- a CDS encoding NAD-dependent protein deacylase, producing the protein MEQVPPTEAAALLAQARRVVVFTGAGISAESGVPTFRDDLTGLWARFDATQLATPEAFHADPDLVWGWYEWRRARVRRARPNPGHLATAAIESLCPDTMLVTQNVDDLHERAGSRFPVHLHGSLFAPRCIGAGAHPAALPEPAEDEPADPGEGARIPPPRCAQCGWLVRPGVVWFGEALPEAALTAAVEAAAGCDVLLTVGTSGVVYPAAEIPLVAARRGAAVIQVNPEPTPLDDVCAVNLRGTAAQVLPTLVTAARSARR; encoded by the coding sequence ATGGAGCAGGTTCCGCCGACCGAGGCAGCCGCGCTGCTCGCCCAGGCCCGGCGGGTGGTCGTCTTCACCGGCGCCGGGATCTCGGCCGAAAGCGGCGTGCCGACCTTCCGGGACGACCTCACCGGGCTGTGGGCCCGGTTCGACGCCACCCAACTCGCCACTCCGGAGGCGTTCCACGCCGACCCGGACCTGGTCTGGGGTTGGTACGAGTGGCGCCGAGCCCGGGTACGCCGGGCCAGGCCGAACCCCGGGCACCTCGCCACGGCCGCCATCGAGTCCCTGTGCCCCGACACCATGCTGGTCACCCAGAACGTCGACGACCTGCACGAGCGGGCCGGTTCCCGCTTCCCCGTCCACCTGCACGGCAGCCTCTTCGCACCGCGCTGCATCGGCGCGGGCGCCCACCCGGCCGCCCTGCCGGAGCCGGCGGAGGACGAGCCCGCCGACCCGGGCGAGGGCGCCCGGATCCCGCCACCCCGCTGCGCACAATGCGGTTGGCTCGTCCGGCCCGGGGTGGTGTGGTTCGGCGAGGCCCTACCGGAGGCCGCGTTGACGGCGGCGGTCGAGGCTGCCGCCGGTTGCGACGTGCTGCTGACCGTCGGCACCTCGGGAGTGGTCTATCCCGCGGCCGAGATCCCGCTGGTCGCGGCACGCCGTGGCGCTGCCGTGATCCAGGTCAACCCGGAACCGACGCCGCTCGACGACGTCTGTGCGGTGAACCTGCGCGGAACGGCGGCCCAGGTGCTTCCGACCCTCGTCACCGCCGCCCGGTCCGCCCGTCGTTGA
- a CDS encoding glycosyltransferase, producing MVGVLTDGRIDAPDGIGRYTRCTIAALRSVVGIPVPGDGIRLDVLAPTGTPRYGSAEADELLDTARRVGADVIHLFDYRIPWPDPGIPLVVTVHDVVRLRDPGLCYPDAAFAARFGADDLAAMRRAVAELRALTPPAPAARAHPASVHEEYYGLMMAHLAATAHRIVVPTETVAGQFRAAVRADAPVLVSSWGSDHLLGAPAPPERVPQVPDGFVLYVGLARAHKRIGAVLDAYARTASRRRGVPLVLVGNDFAPGGPGAALVAGHPVAAEAVLLGAVDDSVLQSLYLRAGALVSLSASEGFGFPPLEALAVGTAVVAADIPTYRELLGTAARLVDPDDLAGTARAIDESVTAGPPPAAREVAPRPWATHARTLLDLYREAVRDRPTRGS from the coding sequence ATGGTCGGGGTTCTGACGGACGGACGGATCGACGCCCCCGACGGCATCGGGCGCTACACCCGCTGCACGATCGCGGCGCTCCGGTCCGTGGTCGGGATACCGGTCCCGGGGGACGGGATCCGGCTCGACGTGCTGGCGCCGACCGGCACGCCACGGTACGGCTCCGCCGAGGCCGACGAGCTGCTCGACACGGCCCGCCGGGTGGGCGCCGACGTCATCCACCTGTTCGACTACCGGATCCCGTGGCCCGATCCCGGCATCCCACTGGTGGTGACCGTGCACGACGTGGTCCGGCTGCGCGATCCCGGTCTGTGCTACCCGGACGCCGCCTTCGCCGCGCGGTTCGGTGCCGACGACCTGGCGGCGATGCGCCGGGCGGTCGCGGAACTGCGCGCACTCACTCCGCCGGCACCGGCCGCGCGGGCACATCCCGCCTCGGTGCACGAGGAGTACTACGGGCTGATGATGGCGCATCTCGCGGCGACCGCACACCGGATCGTCGTACCGACCGAGACCGTCGCCGGGCAGTTCCGGGCCGCCGTCCGGGCCGACGCACCGGTGCTGGTCAGCTCGTGGGGCAGCGATCACCTGCTCGGCGCGCCGGCACCGCCGGAGCGGGTTCCACAGGTGCCGGACGGGTTCGTCCTCTACGTCGGGCTGGCCCGGGCACACAAGCGGATCGGCGCGGTGCTGGACGCGTACGCCCGCACGGCGAGCCGGCGTCGCGGCGTGCCGCTGGTGCTGGTCGGCAACGACTTCGCCCCCGGCGGTCCCGGTGCCGCGCTGGTCGCCGGTCACCCGGTCGCGGCCGAGGCGGTGCTGCTCGGCGCGGTCGACGACAGCGTGTTGCAATCGCTGTACCTGCGGGCCGGTGCCCTGGTCAGTCTCTCGGCGAGCGAGGGTTTCGGGTTTCCGCCGCTGGAGGCGCTGGCGGTCGGGACGGCGGTGGTCGCCGCCGACATCCCCACCTACCGGGAACTGCTCGGCACGGCGGCCCGGCTCGTCGACCCGGACGACCTGGCCGGCACCGCCCGGGCGATCGACGAGTCGGTCACCGCCGGCCCGCCCCCGGCGGCACGGGAGGTCGCGCCCCGACCGTGGGCGACGCACGCGCGGACACTGCTCGACCTCTACCGGGAGGCGGTACGCGACCGGCCAACGCGCGGAAGTTGA
- a CDS encoding NAD-dependent epimerase/dehydratase family protein, whose protein sequence is MRPGRADTTRALTDTGSPVLVTGGAGFLGVAVVRRLRAAGRQVTVVDDGSAGTLRRLREFADDADVVHHRTSVCDADAVAELHHAVRPWAVIHLAAKHFIPECERDPAETGRVNVDGTASMLAAWRAHRPQRFVFASSAAVYADSTRPLSERSRCAPPTLYGRTKLAGERMVHRYAARRGVAALSVRLFNLYGPGPTVEHLVPTALAQARAGGPLRLGDLRTVRDYVYVEDAADAVLALLAQGATGRVNVGTGRGTAGRDVVAGILEVLGLAGTAVFDPARTRACDSPAVVADIRRLRTLLPDWRPVQLHEGLSRTARSPVYEGLSRTAWPPDHAGPRRTALAPVHEGLRRTARSPDHEDPRRTARPPEVEPRQRVVSRERGTGPGPAAEASPAAPASGPEGVPPAAPRPPGGAG, encoded by the coding sequence ATGAGGCCGGGGCGTGCCGACACGACCCGCGCGCTGACCGACACCGGCTCCCCGGTGCTCGTCACCGGCGGAGCGGGATTCCTGGGGGTCGCCGTGGTCCGCCGGCTGCGCGCCGCCGGCCGGCAGGTGACCGTGGTCGACGACGGCAGCGCGGGCACACTGCGCCGGCTGCGCGAGTTCGCCGACGACGCCGACGTGGTGCACCACCGGACCAGCGTCTGCGACGCCGACGCGGTGGCCGAGCTGCACCATGCCGTACGTCCCTGGGCGGTGATCCACCTCGCCGCTAAGCACTTCATCCCGGAGTGCGAGCGGGACCCGGCGGAGACCGGGCGGGTGAACGTCGACGGCACTGCCAGCATGCTCGCCGCCTGGCGGGCCCACCGCCCACAGCGGTTCGTCTTCGCCTCCTCGGCGGCCGTCTACGCCGACTCCACCCGCCCGCTCTCCGAACGTTCCCGGTGCGCCCCGCCCACCCTCTACGGGCGGACCAAGCTGGCCGGGGAGCGGATGGTGCACCGGTACGCCGCCCGGCGCGGCGTGGCCGCGTTGTCGGTGCGGCTGTTCAACCTCTACGGCCCCGGCCCCACCGTCGAGCACCTGGTCCCGACCGCGCTCGCCCAGGCCCGGGCCGGTGGCCCGCTGCGCCTCGGTGACCTGCGGACCGTCCGCGACTACGTCTACGTCGAGGATGCCGCCGACGCCGTGCTGGCGCTGCTCGCCCAGGGCGCGACGGGCCGGGTGAACGTCGGCACCGGCCGGGGCACCGCCGGCCGGGACGTGGTGGCCGGCATCCTGGAGGTCCTCGGGCTGGCCGGCACCGCCGTCTTCGACCCGGCCCGGACGAGGGCGTGCGACAGCCCGGCGGTGGTGGCCGACATCCGCCGGCTCCGTACGCTGCTGCCGGACTGGCGACCCGTCCAGCTCCACGAGGGACTGTCGCGCACGGCACGGTCACCGGTCTACGAGGGACTGTCTCGCACCGCATGGCCGCCGGACCATGCGGGACCGCGGCGCACCGCACTGGCACCGGTCCACGAGGGACTGCGTCGCACCGCACGATCGCCGGACCACGAGGATCCGCGGCGTACGGCGCGGCCACCGGAGGTCGAGCCTCGACAGCGCGTCGTCAGCCGGGAACGCGGGACGGGACCGGGTCCGGCGGCGGAAGCCAGTCCAGCAGCTCCGGCCAGCGGGCCCGAAGGTGTGCCGCCAGCCGCTCCGCGGCCACCGGGCGGCGCTGGTTGA
- a CDS encoding phosphotransferase, with translation MDEPDAATPSDRPDAAGVPPREPAAEMPRRGPGTEMPRREPGTEMPRREPGTEMPRREPGTEMPRRGPGTEMPRCGPLDLNLSGDATPSAGELPGEVVDALVRAAARSPAYDGPSPTDSGATVLPGRRTLIKVQHRRHETLAVCLDYERVRVAAAIPAPALLDHGEILAGGARRWWTVLERVPGSHGGGGPLLSRRQRAVTATMRRWHDHAPPVGRRLDAPGSAVMFFGEIRLRDPSCALRLAAALDQACRGAPMTAIHGDMAVGHNVLFTGARLRAVLDPGAIQVGPPMLDLAWCIAVDLGLGGTVESALAGYGGGVDHERLDRLLPLMLARRRFDLLNQRRPVAAERLAAHLRARWPELLDWLPPPDPVPSRVPG, from the coding sequence GTGGACGAGCCGGACGCGGCCACGCCCTCGGACCGGCCGGACGCGGCGGGAGTTCCGCCCCGCGAACCGGCCGCGGAGATGCCGCGTCGTGGGCCGGGCACGGAGATGCCGCGTCGTGAGCCGGGCACGGAGATGCCGCGTCGTGAGCCGGGCACGGAGATGCCGCGTCGTGAGCCGGGCACGGAGATGCCGCGTCGTGGGCCGGGCACGGAGATGCCGCGTTGTGGGCCGCTCGACCTGAACCTGAGCGGGGACGCGACGCCGTCGGCCGGCGAGCTGCCGGGTGAGGTGGTCGACGCGCTGGTCCGGGCGGCGGCGCGGAGTCCGGCCTACGACGGCCCGTCGCCGACAGATTCCGGCGCGACCGTGCTGCCGGGCCGCCGGACCCTGATCAAGGTGCAGCACCGCCGGCACGAGACGCTCGCGGTCTGCCTCGACTACGAGCGGGTACGCGTCGCCGCCGCCATCCCGGCACCGGCCCTGCTCGACCACGGCGAGATCCTGGCCGGCGGTGCGCGCCGGTGGTGGACCGTGCTGGAGCGGGTGCCCGGGTCACACGGCGGCGGCGGCCCGCTGCTGTCCCGGCGCCAGCGGGCGGTCACCGCCACCATGCGCCGCTGGCACGACCACGCCCCGCCGGTCGGTCGCCGGCTGGACGCGCCGGGCAGCGCCGTGATGTTCTTCGGCGAGATCCGGCTGCGGGACCCGTCCTGCGCCTTACGCCTGGCGGCGGCCCTCGACCAGGCGTGCCGGGGTGCCCCGATGACGGCGATCCACGGGGACATGGCGGTCGGGCACAACGTGCTGTTCACCGGGGCGCGGCTGCGCGCCGTACTCGACCCGGGCGCCATCCAGGTCGGCCCGCCGATGCTCGACCTGGCCTGGTGCATCGCGGTCGACCTCGGCCTCGGCGGCACCGTCGAGTCGGCGCTGGCCGGCTACGGCGGCGGGGTGGACCACGAGCGGCTCGACCGACTGCTGCCGTTGATGCTGGCCCGGCGCCGGTTCGACCTGCTCAACCAGCGCCGCCCGGTGGCCGCGGAGCGGCTGGCGGCACACCTTCGGGCCCGCTGGCCGGAGCTGCTGGACTGGCTTCCGCCGCCGGACCCGGTCCCGTCCCGCGTTCCCGGCTGA